The sequence CGCTTCGATCTCGTCTTCGCGATCGACGATGCGGAGGCCACGTCCGCCGCCGCCGGCCACCGCCTTGATCGCGATCGACGATCCTGCCGGCAACGAAGCGAAAAACGTCCGTACATCATCGAGCGAAGCCGCTCCCGACGTCCCCGCCAGCACCGCCACACCGGCATCTGCGACGAACGCGCGCGCTCGCGCCTTATCGCCGAACAACTCCAATATCTCGGCGCGCGGACCGACGAACGTGATGCCGGCCTCACGGCACTGAGCGGCGAAGGACGCACGCTCACTCAGAAATCCGTAGCCCGGGTGCAGCGCGTCGCAGCCGGACTTGACCGCCGTCTCGACGATCTGGTCCGCATCGAGGTACGCCGCGGGGCCGCGGCCCGCGAGCGGCAGCGTGCTATCGGCGCGACGGACGTGCAGCGATCGCGCATCGTCCTCGGAGAACACCGCGACGGTCGGTATGCCCAGGTCGGCGGCAGCCCGTGCGATGCGCACGGCGATCTCGCCGCGATTGGCGATCAGCAGGCGTGAGAACGGCATGCAACCCCCTGGGGCGGTCGGTGCTTCGCCTCGACGAGCATTATCGTAACGCGCGGCCGTCGCCACGCCACGTGCGGCTTCGCTAGTGGCGCGGGCGCAACGAGCACGCCACAGTCGCGTCCGTTGACGGCCGGGCACGCTTCGATGCTCGCCCCGGCATCGGTCGAGTATCGTAGGGCAGTGCCGCTCAGGGGGATGCTTCGTTTGGCCCGGCTCACAAAGTCCGACGCGATTACCGCCGTGACGCTCGCGGCGGGCTTCGTCGCCGCCGTCTTCGTCCGCACGTGGCGCCTCACGCCGCATGCCAGGATCCCGGATACGTACGAGCACATGTCGGCCACGCGACGTCTGCTATCGGGCGAATTTCCACTGTCAGACCTGTACCCGCCGGGCGTGGCGCTGGTGCTGGCGCCGTTCTTCGCGATCTTCCCCGATACGGTCACGACGGTGCAGGCCGCCGTCGTGCTCTTCTCGCTCGTGCTCATCGCACTCGCCTACGTGACCGCTCGACGCGCTGGCGCGGATACCGTCACCACACTCATCTTCACCGCCGCGATCGCGTTCTCACCTGCGTTCGTCACCATGTCGCGCGTCGGCCTGTTCGACGCGATCGGTACGGCGCTGCTGGTCGCGTCGATCGTCGCCGCCCCCTCCGCCGCGAAGGCGCGCTGGCCTGCATGGCTGGCGTTTGCGTTGCTCCTGTCCGTGGCGATCACCGTCCGCTCGACGAATGTCTTTGTGCTCCCTGCGGTCATGATCACGTACGCGGACCTGGGACGCGACGGCGCGAGGATGCAGCGGCTGCGAGCGCACGTGACCTCGCCGCCCGCGCTCGTCATCGGCCTGCTGACATGCGCGCTCTTTCTATTGCTCGCGATTCCGGGCCTGATCTCCGGGTCATCGAATCCAGTGAACTTCGCGTTCGGAGACGTGCCGCAGCACGTGCTCTTCTACCAGGTTGTCGCGTTCGGCGGCTTTGCCCTGCCTATGGTGGCTGTGCTGCTCGCGTTCGGCGTGTCGCCGCTCTGGCGGCGGGCGCCT is a genomic window of Dehalococcoidia bacterium containing:
- a CDS encoding glycosyltransferase family 39 protein; translated protein: MARLTKSDAITAVTLAAGFVAAVFVRTWRLTPHARIPDTYEHMSATRRLLSGEFPLSDLYPPGVALVLAPFFAIFPDTVTTVQAAVVLFSLVLIALAYVTARRAGADTVTTLIFTAAIAFSPAFVTMSRVGLFDAIGTALLVASIVAAPSAAKARWPAWLAFALLLSVAITVRSTNVFVLPAVMITYADLGRDGARMQRLRAHVTSPPALVIGLLTCALFLLLAIPGLISGSSNPVNFAFGDVPQHVLFYQVVAFGGFALPMVAVLLAFGVSPLWRRAPSLVLVAIYLLIVWPVAHAPFPFVNERYMLLPWFFTLLIAVHGPIEVWRSTRDAQSPFRALRRATGITAQFLIVALFAVGVFQTLSTWPDDVGLSDESALEELRPVVASFDDDALIITALARGFDHARDDRAYLDLIDHRIEMRDRSSSVAEIVATIEQALDDRRAVYYVYSRFEEAGENAGLGGDGLDIYFTGVEARFRVSEMFRAQQPEYRIYRVTQPP